A part of Lutra lutra chromosome 2, mLutLut1.2, whole genome shotgun sequence genomic DNA contains:
- the NPY1R gene encoding neuropeptide Y receptor type 1 produces the protein MNSTLFSQVENHSIFCNFSENSQFLAFESDDCHLPLAMIFTLALAYGAVIILGVSGNLALIIIILKQKEMRNVTNILIVNLSFSDLLVAIMCLPFTFVYTLMDHWVFGEAMCKLNPFVQCVSITVSIFSLVLIAVERHQLIINPRGWRPSNRHAYVGIAVIWVLAVVSSLPFLIYQVLTDEPFQNVTLDAFKDKYVCFDKFPSDSHRLSYTTLLLMLQYFGPLCFIFICYFKIYIRLKRRNNMMDKMRDNKYRSSETKRINIMLLSIVVAFAVCWLPLTIFNTVFDWNHQIIATCNHNLLFLLCHLTAMISTCVNPIFYGFLNKNFQRDLQFFFNFCDFRSRDDDYETIAMSTMHTDVSKTSLKQASPVAFKKINTDDNEKI, from the exons ATGAATTCAACATTATTTTCCCAGGTTGAAAATCATTCAATCTTCTGTAATTTTTCAGAGAATTCCCAGTTTTTGGCTTTTGAAAGCGATGATTGTCATCTGCCCTTGGCCATGATATTTACATTAGCTCTTGCTTATGGAGCTGTAATTATTCTTGGGGTCTCCGGAAACCTGGCCTTAATTATAATCATCTTGAAACAAAAGGAGATGAGAAATGTTACCAATATCCTGATTGTGAACCTTTCCTTCTCAGACTTGCTTGTTGCCATCATGTGTCTCCCTTTCACATTTGTCTACACCTTAATGGACCACTGGGTTTTTGGTGAGGCAATGTGCAAGTTGAATCCTTTTGTGCAATGTGTTTCAATCACCGTGTCCATTTTCTCTCTGGTTCTCATTGCTGTGGAGCGCCATCAGCTGATAATCAACCCGCGAGGGTGGAGACCCAGTAACAGACATGCTTATGTAGGTATTGCTGTCATTTGGGTTCTTGCTGTGGTTTCTTCTCTACCTTTCCTCATCTATCAAGTATTGACAGATGAGCCGTTCCAGAATGTAACACTTGACGCATTCAAGGACAAATACGTGTGCTTTGATAAGTTTCCATCGGACTCCCATAGGTTATCTTATACAACTCTCCTCTTGATGCTGCAGTATTTTGGCCCactctgttttatatttatttgctacTTCAAG ATATATATACGCTTAAAAAGGAGAAACAACATGATGGACAAGATGAGAGACAATAAATACAGGTCCAGTGAAACCAAAAGAATCAACATCATGCTGTTGTCCATCGTAGTAGCGTTTGCAGTCTGCTGGCTACCCCTTACCATCTTTAACACTGTGTTTGATTGGAATCATCAGATCATTGCTACGTGCAACCACAATCTGTTATTCCTGCTGTGCCACCTTACAGCAATGATTTCCACTTGTGTCAACCCcatattttatggatttttgaACAAAAATTTCCAGAGAGACTTGCAGTTCTTCTTTAACTTTTGTGATTTCCGGTCTCGGGATGATGACTATGAGACAATAGCCATGTCTACCATGCACACAGATGTTTCTAAGACTTCTTTGAAACAAGCAAGCCCAGTCGCATTTAAGAAAATCAACACTGATGATAATGAAAAAATCTGA